A stretch of the Ipomoea triloba cultivar NCNSP0323 chromosome 16, ASM357664v1 genome encodes the following:
- the LOC116008013 gene encoding tyrosine decarboxylase 2-like: MGTVKNIQSELDDERIFNTTSSLLLDPEEFRRQGHMVVDFLADYFHNVGKYPVRSQVEPGYLRKTLPEAAPNTPEPLENILRDVYKDILPGITHWQSPNFFAYFPCISSTPGILGEILSSGLNVVGFNWIASPAATELESIVMDWFGKLLRLPTSFLFSGGGGGVLQGTTCEAMVCTIVAAREKMLGKIGRDNFGKLVVYSSD; this comes from the coding sequence ATGGGTACCGTCAAGAACATCCAATCTGAGCTTGATGATGAGCGCATCTTCAACACCACAAGTAGTCTACTTTTGGATCCTGAAGAGTTCAGGAGACAAGGACACATGGTGGTTGATTTCCTTGCTGATTACTTTCACAACGTCGGCAAGTATCCGGTCCGTAGCCAAGTTGAACCGGGCTATCTCCGGAAAACTCTACCGGAAGCTGCCCCCAATACCCCGGAACCCCTTGAAAACATCCTCCGGGATGTCTACAAGGATATACTTCCTGGGATTACCCATTGGCAAAGTCCTAATTTCTTTGCTTACTTTCCTTGCATCTCTAGCACCCCCGGCATTCTCGGCGAAATCCTTAGTTCTGGCCTCAACGTCGTCGGCTTTAACTGGATAGCATCGCCGGCGGCCACCGAGCTCGAGAGCATTGTGATGGATTGGTTTGGGAAGTTGCTAAGACTTCCCACTTCTTTCCTTTTCTCCGGCGGCGGTGGAGGGGTACTCCAAGGCACCACATGCGAAGCCATGGTGTGCACTATTGTGGCCGCTAGGGAAAAAATGTTGGGCAAGATTGGGAGAGACAACTTTGGGAAGCTTGTTGTCTATTCATCCGAT
- the LOC116007857 gene encoding bile salt-activated lipase-like, producing the protein SNGQPPLSPPSNDQPPVSPPDNGQPPASPPNNSQSPVSPPSNDQPPISPPSNVQPPFSPPQNAQPPLSPPSNGQPPISPTGSGQPPFSPQSNVSNGSQPSIAPPGNGKPPVSPPGSSQPPISPLGSGQPPISPPGSGQPPFSPPHNAQPPLSPPGSGQPPVSPPSFSADERYAIAKRKG; encoded by the coding sequence AGTAATGGCCAACCCCCTTTATCACCTCCAAGTAATGACCAACCCCCTGTCTCACCTCCGGATAATGGCCAACCCCCTGCTTCACCTCCAAATAATAGTCAATCTCCTGTCTCACCTCCAAGTAATGATCAACCCCCTATCTCTCCTCCAAGTAATGTCCAACCTCCATTCTCTCCTCCACAAAATGCCCAACCCCCTTTATCGCCTCCAAGTAATGGTCAACCCCCTATCTCACCTACGGGTAGTGGCCAACCCCCTTTCTCACCTCAAAGTAATGTTAGCAATGGTAGCCAACCCTCTATCGCACCTCCAGGTAATGGTAAACCCCCTGTATCACCTCCAGGTAGTAGTCAACCACCTATCTCACCTCTGGGTAGTGGCCAACCTCCAATCTCTCCACCGGGTAGTGGCCAACCTCCATTCTCTCCTCCACATAATGCTCAACCCCCTTTATCACCTCCGGGTAGTGGTCAACCCCCTGTCTCACCTCCATCATTTA